Proteins encoded within one genomic window of Sorex araneus isolate mSorAra2 chromosome 9, mSorAra2.pri, whole genome shotgun sequence:
- the LOC101552535 gene encoding calmodulin-like protein 3, with product MADKLSEEKVAEFKEAFSLFDKDGDGRISTQELGTVMRSLGRDPSEAELQGLMRELDRDGSGSVDFAEFLAVMARHGGPRCSEEEIREAFRVFDKDGSGKVSAAELRHVMTRLGETLSEQEVDEMIREADKDGDGQVDYEEFVRMLVSK from the coding sequence ATGGCCGACAAGCTGAGCGAGGAGAAGGTGGCCGAGTTCAAGGAGGCCTTCTCGCTGTTCGACAAGGACGGCGACGGCCGCATCAGCACGCAGGAGCTGGGCACCGTCATGCGCTCGCTCGGCCGCGACCCCAGCGAGGCCGAGCTGCAGGGCCTGATGCGGGAGCTGGACCGCGACGGCAGCGGCAGCGTGGACTTCGCCGAGTTCCTGGCCGTCATGGCCCGGCACGGCGGGCCCCGCTGCAGCGAGGAGGAGATCCGCGAGGCCTTCCGCGTCTTCGACAAGGACGGCAGCGGCAAGGTCAGCGCCGCCGAGCTGCGCCACGTCATGACGCGCCTCGGGGAGACGCTGAGCGAGCAGGAGGTGGACGAGATGATCCGCGAGGCCGACAAGGACGGGGACGGGCAGGTGGACTACGAGGAGTTTGTGCGCATGCTGGTGTCCAAGTGA